In Sodalis ligni, a single genomic region encodes these proteins:
- a CDS encoding aldo/keto reductase family oxidoreductase produces the protein MGSRNTSGSYQLGHRQVKRIGYGAMQLAGPGVFGPPKDPAICLRVLQEAVAAGVDHIDTSDFYGPHITNKLIKEALHPYADDLCIVTKVGARRDEKGAWLPAFSPAELIKAVEDNLRHLGLDVLDVVNLRSMYGEHHPEDGPLEAQLTALADLKERGLIRHIGLSHVTSAQIAGAQKITPIACVQNLYNLALRDDDSLIDELAAQGIPFVPFFPLGGFSPLQSEVLNDVARKLDATPMQVALAWLLQRSPNILLIPGTSSLTHLRENLAAADVRLSPEDISLLEQ, from the coding sequence ATGGGAAGCCGCAACACATCCGGTAGTTATCAGCTTGGCCATCGTCAGGTCAAACGTATTGGCTACGGGGCGATGCAACTGGCGGGGCCGGGCGTATTTGGCCCGCCCAAAGATCCCGCTATATGCCTGCGTGTTCTCCAGGAAGCGGTTGCCGCCGGCGTAGACCATATCGATACATCCGACTTCTACGGACCGCACATCACCAATAAACTTATCAAAGAAGCGCTGCATCCCTACGCTGACGATCTTTGCATTGTCACCAAGGTGGGCGCACGCAGGGATGAGAAGGGCGCTTGGCTTCCGGCCTTCTCGCCGGCGGAACTCATCAAGGCGGTGGAAGACAACCTGCGTCATCTAGGGCTAGATGTGCTTGATGTCGTCAATCTGCGCAGCATGTATGGTGAGCATCATCCTGAAGACGGCCCCCTTGAAGCCCAACTGACGGCCTTGGCCGACTTAAAGGAACGAGGTCTGATCCGGCATATCGGTCTGAGTCATGTGACGTCCGCGCAAATAGCTGGCGCCCAAAAAATTACCCCCATCGCCTGCGTGCAGAATCTTTATAATCTGGCTTTACGTGATGACGATAGCCTAATCGATGAGCTTGCCGCTCAAGGTATCCCCTTTGTGCCGTTTTTCCCGCTGGGCGGTTTTTCACCTCTTCAATCCGAGGTGCTTAACGATGTCGCGCGCAAATTGGACGCCACACCCATGCAAGTGGCCCTGGCCTGGCTGTTGCAGCGCTCGCCGAATATTTTGCTGATTCCCGGTACGTCATCTCTCACGCATTTGAGAGAAAACCTGGCGGCGGCCGACGTGCGGCTGTCACCGGAAGATATTAGCTTGCTGGAGCAATAG
- a CDS encoding membrane-bound PQQ-dependent dehydrogenase, glucose/quinate/shikimate family yields MVVFGIVLIIAGAILAVLGFKLLRLHGSPYYLTIGLVWVIAGLLTLFRRGAGLYLYATSFIATLIWSLWESGLNGWALVPRLDLPLLFLIFAVLLMPARRANGEKGYRPYGIALLVVTVVGLGIAVPMAQKPYPVAAVTTKPGNYFDDVTAPASQDWPTYGGGYGAQRFSALSQITPGNVSGLQRAWVYRTGEPHMANYGNELTPIKIGDTVYGCTIRHKVFAVDAATGKQKWMFDPKTPPESSAPNSACRGVAYYANPQAQPGQACSTRIIAGTMDAKLVAVDAQTGQACEDFGSHGFVDLMQGLGKWPPSIVSETSAPTIVRGVVVAGQQVMDGQLRSAPSGVVRGYDAVTGQLRFAWDMEQPDITTLPAAGNTYSLGTPNMWSTAVGDEKLGLVYLPMASSAGDYYSSTRNDEERKYDSGITALDVATGKPRWVYQFVKNDVWDYDTPAQPSLVDFPTDKGNVPALIVTTKQGDLWVLDRRTGQPLHQVEEQKVPQGGVEPAERAPVQKRSLYSRTQKPDLTEKMMWGISPIDQLVCRIQYRAASYHGIFTAPTADKPWIEYPGNNGGSDWGSVSVDVHNGLIIENYNDLPSYSKLVPRAVDDAMNVFWLGDPRYKNPPPGRNRPQAGLPYGQDVNTGWVSNIGVICKQPPFGMIKGIDLASGKTLWDRPLGTAERNGPWGLHSMLPFQIGLPNNGGVLTTTSGLAFVGATTDDYLRAIDVHTGKTLWKDQLPAGGQATPMTYEVNGRQFVIIMAGGHHGMMTPEGDYVIAYALPEQK; encoded by the coding sequence ATGGTGGTATTTGGGATAGTGCTCATCATCGCCGGCGCTATCCTCGCTGTGCTCGGTTTCAAACTCCTTAGGCTACATGGCAGTCCTTATTACCTTACCATCGGCCTGGTATGGGTGATTGCCGGATTACTGACGCTATTTAGACGCGGCGCCGGTCTTTATCTGTATGCAACCAGTTTCATCGCCACCCTAATCTGGTCGCTTTGGGAATCAGGACTCAACGGCTGGGCCTTGGTGCCCCGTCTTGATTTGCCGCTGCTTTTTTTGATCTTTGCCGTGCTGTTGATGCCGGCACGACGCGCCAATGGAGAAAAGGGCTATCGTCCCTATGGTATCGCCTTACTGGTGGTAACCGTGGTGGGATTGGGCATCGCCGTGCCTATGGCGCAAAAACCCTATCCGGTCGCGGCCGTCACCACCAAGCCGGGCAATTATTTTGACGATGTCACCGCGCCCGCCTCCCAGGACTGGCCGACCTATGGCGGGGGTTATGGCGCACAGCGTTTCTCAGCCTTATCGCAAATCACCCCCGGTAATGTCAGCGGTTTACAGCGCGCTTGGGTATATCGGACGGGTGAGCCGCACATGGCAAACTACGGTAATGAACTGACACCGATTAAAATCGGCGATACGGTGTATGGCTGTACTATCCGCCATAAGGTGTTTGCCGTGGACGCGGCGACTGGGAAACAAAAGTGGATGTTTGATCCCAAAACCCCGCCGGAATCTTCCGCGCCTAACTCGGCCTGTCGCGGCGTGGCGTATTATGCCAATCCGCAAGCGCAACCAGGGCAAGCCTGTTCTACGCGCATTATCGCCGGCACCATGGACGCTAAACTGGTGGCGGTAGATGCTCAAACCGGCCAGGCCTGTGAGGATTTTGGCTCGCACGGCTTCGTTGATTTGATGCAAGGCCTGGGCAAATGGCCGCCAAGCATTGTCTCCGAGACCTCGGCGCCCACCATCGTTCGCGGCGTGGTGGTGGCGGGGCAGCAGGTGATGGATGGCCAACTGAGGTCCGCTCCTTCCGGCGTAGTACGCGGTTATGACGCCGTTACCGGTCAACTGCGCTTCGCCTGGGATATGGAACAACCGGATATCACCACCCTTCCCGCCGCCGGCAATACCTATTCTTTGGGTACGCCGAATATGTGGTCCACGGCGGTGGGGGATGAAAAACTCGGCCTGGTTTATCTGCCGATGGCAAGTTCCGCGGGCGACTATTACAGCTCCACCCGTAATGATGAGGAGAGAAAATATGACTCGGGGATTACCGCGCTGGACGTCGCCACCGGTAAACCGCGCTGGGTCTATCAATTCGTCAAGAATGATGTTTGGGATTACGATACGCCGGCACAGCCCAGCCTGGTGGACTTTCCCACCGATAAAGGCAATGTTCCGGCATTGATCGTCACCACCAAGCAGGGGGACCTGTGGGTACTGGACAGGCGTACGGGGCAGCCTCTGCACCAGGTAGAGGAACAAAAAGTGCCCCAGGGCGGCGTAGAACCGGCCGAACGGGCGCCGGTGCAAAAACGTTCGCTTTACAGCCGCACCCAGAAGCCTGACCTGACCGAGAAAATGATGTGGGGCATATCGCCCATTGACCAACTGGTCTGCCGGATCCAGTACCGTGCGGCCAGTTACCACGGCATCTTTACCGCCCCCACCGCTGATAAACCCTGGATTGAATATCCGGGAAATAACGGCGGCTCCGATTGGGGCAGCGTTTCGGTGGATGTGCACAATGGGCTGATTATTGAAAACTACAATGACCTTCCCAGCTACTCCAAGCTGGTGCCGCGCGCCGTTGACGATGCCATGAACGTGTTCTGGCTGGGGGATCCACGCTACAAAAATCCGCCGCCGGGACGTAACCGTCCGCAGGCCGGTTTGCCTTACGGTCAGGACGTGAACACCGGCTGGGTCTCCAATATCGGCGTTATTTGCAAACAGCCGCCGTTCGGCATGATCAAGGGGATTGACCTTGCCAGCGGTAAAACCCTCTGGGATCGCCCGCTGGGTACCGCCGAGCGCAATGGCCCGTGGGGTTTGCATTCCATGTTGCCATTCCAGATAGGATTGCCGAACAATGGCGGGGTATTGACCACCACCAGTGGTTTGGCCTTTGTCGGCGCCACCACGGACGACTACCTGCGCGCCATCGATGTGCATACGGGCAAAACGCTGTGGAAGGACCAGCTGCCTGCGGGGGGCCAAGCGACGCCGATGACCTATGAGGTCAACGGGCGGCAATTTGTCATCATCATGGCCGGCGGCCATCACGGGATGATGACCCCGGAAGGGGATTACGTTATCGCCTACGCGTTGCCTGAACAGAAATAA
- a CDS encoding Rpn family recombination-promoting nuclease/putative transposase: protein MKTIPIPHDSLFKKFFSDASVVNDFLQIHLPPALREICDFGTLAISSGSFVENNFSTRYSDMLYSMHTSEGEGYVYCLIEHQSSADEMMAFRLLRYSIAAMHHHLEQGHKKLPLVIPLLFYHGRQSPYPYSTLWLDCFHNPDVAQMLYCQAFPLVDITVIPDNEIKTHRKVALLDFVQKHIRARDINVWLPDIVFLLKFENPSKEQVKSLLSYLTQEGNNLDLETLLRILMENTPRYREEMMTLAENLKLEGRSEQTREIALNLLFMGLDRATIERATGLSSNELDALMEPAA from the coding sequence ATGAAAACTATCCCTATACCTCATGATTCGTTGTTCAAGAAATTCTTTAGCGATGCCAGCGTCGTCAATGATTTCCTGCAAATACACCTGCCGCCAGCTTTGCGGGAAATATGCGACTTTGGCACGCTGGCCATTAGTTCCGGCTCCTTTGTCGAAAATAACTTTAGCACCCGGTACTCCGACATGCTCTACAGCATGCACACCTCGGAGGGAGAAGGTTATGTCTATTGCCTGATTGAACACCAGTCCAGCGCGGACGAGATGATGGCGTTTCGGCTGCTGCGCTACAGCATAGCGGCAATGCATCACCACCTTGAGCAAGGTCATAAAAAACTGCCGCTGGTGATACCGTTGTTGTTTTACCATGGTAGACAAAGTCCCTACCCGTACAGCACCCTTTGGCTGGACTGCTTCCACAACCCAGACGTGGCACAAATGCTGTATTGCCAAGCGTTTCCCCTAGTAGATATAACGGTTATCCCAGACAATGAAATCAAAACCCATCGTAAAGTCGCGCTGCTGGATTTTGTACAAAAGCATATCAGGGCAAGGGATATTAATGTTTGGCTACCGGATATTGTCTTTTTGCTGAAATTTGAAAATCCCAGCAAAGAGCAGGTGAAATCGCTTTTGAGCTATCTTACGCAGGAGGGAAATAATCTTGACTTAGAAACCCTTTTACGTATTCTTATGGAAAATACGCCACGTTACAGGGAGGAAATGATGACTCTTGCAGAAAACCTGAAACTTGAAGGACGGAGCGAGCAAACCCGAGAAATCGCTCTTAATTTATTATTCATGGGTTTAGATCGCGCCACGATAGAACGTGCCACCGGATTGAGCTCTAATGAACTTGATGCCCTGATGGAGCCAGCAGCGTAA
- a CDS encoding DoxX family protein codes for MVHAVSVWLLAAGFLGAGLVNAIGTAATRRDFARWGYPRWWGRFTGGLEILSALLIALPASRMVGLALGTVIIAAAVVTVLRHRDLTHLVPLSVFIVVIALAEISS; via the coding sequence ATGGTCCATGCTGTTTCGGTTTGGCTCCTGGCCGCCGGCTTCCTTGGAGCAGGCCTTGTTAACGCCATCGGCACGGCCGCAACGCGACGCGATTTTGCCCGATGGGGTTACCCGCGCTGGTGGGGCCGTTTTACCGGCGGCCTGGAAATATTAAGCGCCTTGCTGATTGCGCTGCCCGCCAGTCGAATGGTTGGTCTGGCGCTTGGGACAGTAATTATTGCGGCCGCGGTGGTGACCGTTTTGCGCCACCGCGACTTAACGCACCTTGTACCACTGAGTGTTTTCATCGTCGTGATCGCGCTCGCAGAGATATCGTCTTGA
- a CDS encoding DUF4267 domain-containing protein, producing the protein MHWLVMGMALLLALAIIAIGTQYVLKPMTATRSFGLPLPESGANIPWWLRLKGVRDIASGVLVLAFMAWGAPQGIGIILLVEAIVPVGDMLLILAAKGSAKSAFSIHAPTAVLMILTAIPLLMGVR; encoded by the coding sequence ATGCATTGGCTTGTGATGGGAATGGCGCTGTTACTGGCGCTGGCGATTATCGCGATCGGCACCCAATATGTTTTGAAACCGATGACCGCGACACGCAGTTTCGGCCTGCCGCTGCCTGAAAGCGGCGCCAACATCCCTTGGTGGCTCCGCCTCAAGGGGGTGCGGGACATTGCATCGGGAGTGCTGGTATTGGCGTTCATGGCCTGGGGCGCCCCCCAAGGGATCGGCATCATCCTGCTGGTGGAAGCCATCGTCCCTGTCGGCGACATGCTGCTGATTCTGGCTGCGAAAGGCTCCGCCAAAAGCGCCTTCAGCATTCATGCCCCTACGGCCGTGCTTATGATCTTAACGGCTATTCCTTTACTGATGGGGGTACGCTGA
- a CDS encoding TetR/AcrR family transcriptional regulator, producing the protein MSIAERKGRQRAEREFRIIAAARAIAEREGWNAVTIRRLAEEIEYSQPVLYSHFENRDAIVAAVAIEGFQELTVAIQEAAHGSTGQQNALEHVAMAYFDFASGQPALYEAMFILPTDLRFAEAETRPELRAAFDAMAMVVTPFCDDVELVTETFWAALHGLAELERSGRIRPGARVERIMLVVRALLVFRNNSHDSGS; encoded by the coding sequence ATGAGTATCGCCGAGCGGAAAGGCAGACAACGCGCTGAACGCGAATTCCGCATCATCGCGGCAGCGCGTGCGATCGCGGAGCGGGAAGGATGGAATGCCGTAACGATCCGCCGCCTGGCCGAAGAGATTGAATATAGTCAGCCGGTTCTCTATTCACATTTCGAGAACCGGGATGCGATTGTTGCAGCCGTTGCCATCGAGGGTTTCCAGGAGCTTACCGTCGCAATTCAGGAAGCGGCGCATGGATCCACCGGACAACAAAACGCTCTCGAGCATGTCGCCATGGCCTATTTCGACTTCGCATCGGGTCAGCCCGCACTCTACGAGGCCATGTTTATCCTGCCGACGGATCTGCGGTTCGCTGAAGCAGAAACCAGACCGGAACTGCGGGCTGCTTTCGACGCCATGGCAATGGTCGTAACGCCGTTTTGCGACGACGTGGAGCTCGTGACCGAAACTTTTTGGGCAGCCCTGCATGGACTGGCCGAACTTGAACGTTCAGGCCGAATCAGGCCCGGTGCGCGCGTTGAACGCATTATGCTGGTTGTTCGGGCACTGCTCGTTTTCCGAAATAACTCACATGACTCCGGCTCATAG
- a CDS encoding helix-turn-helix domain-containing protein: MKSKPNYHEVFYQRLKQARLAKGLSQKKLGIAAGIDEFVASARINRYEKGVHEASIKTAQQLADVLEVPLAYFYTDDDMLAELMLAFLTLSPEEKTEIFTLIKRRAERKH; encoded by the coding sequence ATGAAATCTAAACCAAACTACCATGAAGTTTTTTACCAGCGACTCAAGCAGGCACGGCTTGCTAAGGGTTTATCACAGAAGAAGCTCGGCATTGCCGCCGGGATTGACGAGTTTGTCGCAAGTGCCCGCATCAATCGTTATGAGAAAGGCGTCCATGAGGCCAGCATCAAGACCGCCCAGCAGTTAGCCGATGTGCTGGAGGTGCCGTTAGCTTATTTTTATACCGACGATGATATGTTAGCCGAATTGATGCTGGCATTCCTGACGCTATCGCCGGAAGAGAAAACAGAGATTTTTACATTGATAAAAAGGCGGGCTGAAAGGAAGCATTGA
- a CDS encoding helix-turn-helix domain-containing protein has product MKNDWHPADIIAALRKQGTTLAGLSRSAGLGSSTLANALTRPWPKGEWLITEALSIHPAEIWPSRYYDGVGVDRS; this is encoded by the coding sequence ATGAAAAACGACTGGCATCCGGCGGATATAATCGCTGCCTTGCGAAAACAGGGCACCACATTGGCTGGGCTTTCACGCTCCGCCGGCCTTGGCTCATCGACACTGGCAAATGCGCTGACGCGTCCTTGGCCGAAAGGTGAATGGCTTATTACCGAGGCACTGAGTATTCATCCTGCTGAGATTTGGCCGAGTCGCTATTATGATGGTGTGGGGGTTGATAGATCGTAA
- a CDS encoding type II toxin-antitoxin system RelE/ParE family toxin, whose amino-acid sequence MPQVIITQQAATGLTHSREFLTSKNPLAAIRAGQMLEAHFEQRGNNPEMGRPFTELPVLRELKIEFGDSGYVALYRYEKIEDRVYVLAFRHQKEAGY is encoded by the coding sequence ATGCCACAAGTAATCATCACACAACAAGCTGCAACCGGGTTAACGCACAGCCGGGAGTTTCTGACCAGCAAAAATCCGCTGGCGGCCATCAGGGCGGGTCAGATGCTCGAAGCGCATTTTGAGCAACGGGGAAACAACCCCGAAATGGGCCGCCCTTTTACTGAGCTGCCTGTACTGCGGGAACTGAAGATTGAATTCGGCGATTCCGGCTATGTGGCCTTGTACCGCTACGAGAAAATAGAAGACCGTGTTTATGTGCTGGCCTTTCGGCATCAGAAAGAAGCGGGATATTAA
- a CDS encoding CopG family ribbon-helix-helix protein, which produces MSTSSTTLKIDDRLKARVKKLADSRDRSPHYLMIAAITQYIEHEEARESFKQEAIDSWREYQETGLHLTGDEVKTWLRGWGTEVETDIPECHK; this is translated from the coding sequence ATGTCAACATCAAGCACCACACTCAAGATCGACGACAGGCTCAAAGCGCGTGTCAAAAAACTGGCGGATTCACGCGATCGCAGCCCACACTATCTGATGATAGCCGCTATCACTCAATATATTGAACACGAAGAGGCACGCGAGAGTTTTAAACAGGAAGCCATCGACTCCTGGCGTGAGTATCAGGAAACCGGTCTGCATCTGACCGGTGATGAAGTTAAAACCTGGCTGCGTGGCTGGGGAACAGAAGTGGAAACGGATATTCCTGAATGCCACAAGTAA
- the mnmE gene encoding tRNA uridine-5-carboxymethylaminomethyl(34) synthesis GTPase MnmE — protein sequence MSQSDTIVALATPPGRGGVGIVRISGRLAAEAARRLLGKLPKPRYADYLPFRDEDGAVLDQGIALWFPGPNSFTGEDVLELHGHGGPVILDMLIKRVLGLPGVRIARPGEFSERAFLNDKLDLAQAEAIADLIDASSQQAARSAVNSLQGVFSQRIQHLVEALTNLRIYVEAAIDFPDEEIDFLSDGRIERRLNEVMDELKTVRSEARQGSLLREGMKVVIAGRPNAGKSSLLNALAGREAAIVTDIAGTTRDVLREHILLNGMPLHIIDTAGLREAGDEVERIGIERAWQEIEQADHVLLMVDGTTTAVNAPNTLWPEFVARVPATLPITVIRNKADLTGEAETVSEVNGHSLITLSAHSGAGIDLLRDHLLQSIGFNGNLEGGFLARRRHLQALDTAAEHLVMGKEQLVSAYAGELLAEELRLAQQALSEITGEFTSDDLLGRIFSSFCIGK from the coding sequence ATGAGCCAGTCCGATACCATTGTAGCCCTCGCCACGCCGCCGGGACGCGGCGGGGTAGGCATCGTGCGGATTTCCGGCCGCTTGGCCGCCGAGGCGGCGCGCCGGCTGCTGGGCAAACTGCCCAAACCCCGCTACGCCGATTATCTGCCGTTTCGCGACGAGGACGGCGCTGTGCTTGATCAAGGCATAGCCCTGTGGTTTCCCGGCCCGAATTCCTTTACCGGCGAGGACGTGCTGGAGCTGCACGGCCACGGTGGCCCGGTGATATTGGATATGTTGATAAAACGCGTCCTGGGGCTGCCAGGCGTGCGTATCGCCCGTCCGGGAGAGTTTTCTGAACGGGCGTTCCTCAACGATAAGCTTGATTTGGCCCAGGCCGAGGCCATCGCCGACCTGATTGACGCCAGTTCGCAGCAGGCCGCCCGTTCGGCGGTGAATTCGCTCCAGGGCGTTTTTTCCCAACGCATACAGCATTTGGTGGAAGCACTCACTAACCTTCGCATCTATGTAGAAGCCGCCATCGACTTCCCTGACGAGGAAATCGACTTTCTCTCCGACGGCAGGATTGAACGCCGGCTCAACGAGGTCATGGACGAGCTTAAAACGGTACGCTCCGAAGCCCGCCAGGGCAGCCTGCTGCGGGAAGGCATGAAGGTGGTGATAGCCGGTCGCCCCAACGCCGGTAAATCCAGCCTGCTCAATGCCTTGGCCGGTCGGGAAGCGGCCATTGTCACCGATATCGCCGGCACCACCCGCGACGTTCTGCGGGAACATATCCTGCTGAACGGCATGCCGCTGCATATTATCGACACCGCCGGCCTGCGGGAAGCGGGTGATGAAGTGGAACGCATCGGCATCGAACGCGCCTGGCAGGAGATAGAACAGGCAGACCATGTGCTGCTGATGGTGGACGGCACCACCACCGCGGTAAACGCCCCCAATACCCTATGGCCGGAGTTTGTCGCCAGGGTTCCCGCCACGTTGCCCATAACCGTTATCCGTAATAAAGCCGATCTGACCGGTGAAGCTGAAACCGTAAGCGAAGTGAATGGCCACTCACTTATTACCCTTTCCGCCCATTCCGGCGCCGGCATCGACCTGCTGCGGGACCATTTACTGCAAAGCATCGGCTTCAACGGCAACCTGGAGGGGGGCTTCCTTGCCCGGCGGCGTCATCTGCAGGCCCTGGATACGGCGGCGGAACATCTGGTAATGGGCAAAGAACAGTTAGTAAGTGCTTACGCCGGTGAGTTGCTGGCGGAGGAATTACGGCTGGCGCAGCAGGCATTAAGCGAAATTACCGGTGAATTCACTTCGGATGATTTGCTGGGACGGATATTTTCGAGTTTTTGTATCGGGAAGTGA